A part of Perca fluviatilis chromosome 15, GENO_Pfluv_1.0, whole genome shotgun sequence genomic DNA contains:
- the angptl8 gene encoding uncharacterized protein angptl8, whose protein sequence is MKMTWGLCLLCLAGGLRAVHAGPVRRTGKMADKAAPQEEVNVLMFGVIQFSESLNYVYETTEAKIAKISQTLRSHEGTIQKLGRQTEQAAEVEKQIKEVIQLLQAQMAKQQAQTKTTKDWLASMEQEVVELKTKVKKMEMYLNTNISIKELQERAKEQSTILKVLQHLTQFQKENVESQNEQLSKLQTMSETMT, encoded by the exons ATGAAGATGACCTGGGGCCTGTGCCTGCTTTGTTTGGCCGGGGGTTTAAGAGCAGTCCACGCAGGTCCCGTCAGGAGGACCGGCAAGATGGCAGACAAGGCAGCGCCACAGGAAGAAGTCAACGTGCTCATGTTTGGTGTCATACAGTTCAGTGAATCCCTTAACTATGTTTATGAAACCACTGAGGCAAAGATAGCTAAAATCAGCCAGACTTTGAGGAGCCATGAGGGGACTATCCAAAAGCTGGGGAGGCAGACTGAACAGGCTGCAGAAGTGGAGAAGCAGATTAAGGAAGTGATACAGTTGCTACAG GCCCAGATGGCTAAGCAACAGGCTCAGACCAAGACGACTAAAGATTGGCTGGCCAGCATGGAGCAGGAAGTGGTGGAGCTGAAAACAAAAGTGAAGAAGATGGAGATGTATCTCAACACCAACATCAGCATCAAAGAGTTGCAG GAGAGAGCAAAGGAGCAATCCACCATCTTAAAGGTTTTACAGCATTTGACCCAGTTCCAAAAAGAGAATGTTGAGAGTCAGAATGAGCAGCTCTCCAAACTGCAGACGATG AGTGAAACTATGACATAG